The Heyndrickxia vini genome contains a region encoding:
- a CDS encoding FAD binding domain-containing protein — MTLVGSIEYVKSNSITEAVQAYGSFSSQGKTPTYYAGGTEINSLLRLNKMQTNALIDIKGIPECSVLEYKNQKLIIGSAVTLSQLVEWEIFPLLSKTLRHLADHTSRNQITIGGSICSQMIYREAILPVLLTNSKVVIAGKSGFQMKPIHEVFHSKLQLEDGEFLVQIIIDGSYLHSPYVHFKRTRQGKIDYPLITVTALKREEQLRFAFSGLCDAPLRSLPVEEAMNNKKVCYEERVNMAMNQISSLVLNDFQGSAEFRQFVLKGLLMRTLEELEGAG, encoded by the coding sequence ATGACATTGGTAGGTAGTATAGAATATGTAAAATCGAATTCAATTACTGAGGCGGTGCAAGCGTATGGCAGTTTTTCTTCTCAAGGGAAAACTCCCACCTATTACGCTGGTGGAACAGAAATTAATAGTTTATTGCGTTTAAATAAGATGCAAACAAATGCCCTAATTGATATTAAGGGAATCCCCGAATGCAGTGTTCTAGAGTACAAAAATCAGAAGCTTATTATTGGTTCGGCTGTCACTTTATCACAACTTGTTGAGTGGGAGATCTTTCCCTTGCTATCAAAAACCTTACGACATTTAGCCGATCATACTTCACGCAATCAAATCACAATCGGTGGCAGTATTTGCAGCCAAATGATCTATCGCGAGGCGATATTGCCTGTGTTGTTGACGAATAGCAAAGTAGTTATAGCAGGGAAAAGTGGTTTCCAAATGAAGCCTATTCACGAGGTTTTTCATTCAAAGTTACAGCTGGAAGATGGGGAATTTCTTGTGCAAATAATTATTGATGGTTCCTATTTGCATAGTCCATATGTTCATTTTAAAAGGACAAGGCAGGGAAAAATAGACTATCCACTAATCACTGTCACAGCCTTGAAAAGGGAGGAACAATTACGGTTTGCCTTTAGTGGACTTTGTGACGCCCCTCTTCGTTCTCTCCCTGTTGAAGAAGCAATGAATAATAAGAAAGTATGTTATGAAGAAAGAGTAAATATGGCAATGAACCAAATTTCTAGTCTTGTATTAAATGATTTTCAAGGATCAGCTGAATTTCGACAGTTTGTATTGAAAGGTTTATTAATGCGTACTTTGGAAGAATTAGAAGGAGCTGGTTAA
- the tnpB gene encoding IS66 family insertion sequence element accessory protein TnpB (TnpB, as the term is used for proteins encoded by IS66 family insertion elements, is considered an accessory protein, since TnpC, encoded by a neighboring gene, is a DDE family transposase.): protein MKHDYTNVKNIYIICGKTDMRKGIDGLATLIQDTFKLDPYGDSIFLFSGWSKDRYKCLYFDGDGFAMLYKRLDNGKLQWPKDENEVRNLSQKEVRWLLEGLSIQQPKAIKSSLKGAF, encoded by the coding sequence GTGAAGCACGATTATACAAATGTCAAAAACATTTACATTATTTGTGGAAAAACCGATATGCGTAAAGGAATTGATGGCCTTGCCACACTGATTCAAGATACATTCAAACTGGATCCATACGGCGATTCCATTTTCTTATTCTCTGGATGGAGTAAAGATCGTTACAAATGTTTATACTTTGATGGTGATGGCTTCGCCATGCTTTATAAGCGTTTGGATAACGGCAAACTACAATGGCCCAAGGATGAAAACGAAGTACGCAATCTTTCACAAAAGGAGGTTCGCTGGCTTCTAGAAGGATTATCCATTCAGCAGCCAAAAGCAATAAAATCATCACTGAAAGGGGCGTTCTAA
- a CDS encoding FUSC family protein, translating to MKKNDRPIFENKSLVIWKMAIASALSWEMAKITGSYHPYLAPLTVILCLKPLLDQTVFFAFYRFIGTVFGIVLVILVASTIPINGFTLGILILSGGFIAKWFKLDMAAIEQVALTILLVFVFEQKSQHYALDRIKDMLIGAVIAIIVNVYIFPSIFVKRATSAFNEYSIQLSSVYSELSLWILGGCDPVKGNEYEKQLKKSLQEIQQMKKDLKKTSNTFGYFPFCVKKKTNLKEIYQKTKQISKCYIYLLEVAETFKDWGSSGTMKENDKVMWSDQMKRFSKKVADLEKRHSFSKDPLLRISLSTEQQLHRYHVTLFQLTEQFIHKSNSNPEKTYQIL from the coding sequence ATGAAAAAGAATGATAGGCCAATTTTTGAAAATAAATCACTTGTCATTTGGAAAATGGCAATTGCCTCGGCTTTGTCATGGGAGATGGCAAAGATAACGGGTTCATACCACCCCTATCTAGCCCCTTTAACGGTAATCCTATGTTTGAAACCATTACTTGATCAAACCGTTTTTTTTGCCTTTTATCGTTTTATTGGAACCGTGTTCGGAATTGTTCTCGTTATTCTAGTGGCTTCCACTATTCCGATAAATGGATTCACTTTAGGAATACTAATTTTAAGTGGGGGGTTTATTGCAAAGTGGTTTAAGTTAGATATGGCAGCTATCGAGCAAGTGGCCTTAACAATTTTGCTTGTATTTGTATTTGAGCAGAAGTCTCAGCATTATGCCTTGGATCGAATCAAAGATATGTTAATCGGTGCAGTAATAGCAATAATAGTAAATGTATATATATTCCCTTCAATTTTTGTGAAGAGGGCTACCTCTGCATTTAACGAGTACAGCATTCAATTGTCTTCCGTGTATTCTGAACTTTCCCTATGGATTTTAGGTGGATGTGATCCTGTCAAAGGTAACGAGTATGAAAAACAATTAAAGAAATCTTTACAGGAGATACAACAAATGAAAAAGGACTTAAAAAAGACGTCTAATACTTTTGGTTACTTTCCTTTCTGTGTGAAGAAAAAGACAAATTTAAAAGAAATTTATCAAAAAACAAAGCAAATAAGCAAGTGCTATATCTATCTATTAGAAGTAGCAGAAACATTTAAAGATTGGGGTTCCTCGGGAACGATGAAAGAAAATGATAAAGTGATGTGGTCGGATCAGATGAAACGATTCAGTAAGAAAGTAGCTGACTTGGAAAAAAGGCATTCTTTTTCAAAGGATCCTCTTCTTCGAATCTCTTTATCAACAGAACAGCAATTACATCGTTATCATGTTACTTTATTTCAGTTGACAGAACAGTTTATACATAAATCAAATTCTAATCCTGAAAAGACCTATCAGATCCTTTAA
- a CDS encoding DoxX family protein: MADIGLLIIRLVIGLTFVGHGTQKLFGWFGGTGISKTGEWLESIGIKPGGTIWAILAGLFELVGGILFAAGVFTPIGAGLIVIIMIDAILSVHGRNGYWLTNNGFEYNFVLIAVVIGVAMIGPGEYVLIQNL; this comes from the coding sequence ATGGCTGATATCGGATTACTTATCATTCGTCTTGTTATTGGATTAACTTTTGTTGGTCATGGCACACAAAAATTATTTGGCTGGTTTGGCGGAACAGGAATTAGTAAAACCGGTGAATGGCTCGAATCAATTGGAATCAAACCCGGCGGCACCATTTGGGCTATTTTAGCGGGGCTGTTTGAGTTAGTCGGAGGAATACTTTTTGCTGCGGGTGTATTTACACCAATCGGTGCCGGACTCATTGTCATCATCATGATTGATGCAATTCTGTCTGTACATGGACGAAATGGATATTGGTTGACGAATAACGGTTTTGAATATAATTTCGTATTGATTGCGGTTGTAATTGGCGTAGCTATGATTGGACCTGGTGAATATGTACTTATACAAAATCTATAA
- a CDS encoding MATE family efflux transporter, which produces MNAEKKEFQEQSLFNISWPLLIELTLHMGMGIMATLMLSHYSDDAASGVGVANQLLNIFILVFTVTSIGATVLISQNIGAKQFKKARQLSRSVFGLNFWFGLIIAVIVFLFGDHLLRLFDIHGKVFDYGLIFVRICGASLFLESLSLALSAVLRSHGYTKESMIVTVIMDLISIGGNILATTGILGLPITGVIGVSWAMVAARIFAVVALIYFVYKRLSLKLTVNDVFHAKKEDVKGLLAIGIPSAGENLSYQLSQLVITGFVVAIGTSALASRIYLLNLSMICYLFTLAIAQGTQLLVARYIGGKQYERALRRGIKTLKVAMCASFIASLLLALVGSPVLKLFTDNQEIIAIGLPVLWAIVVVEPGRAMNIVLMNSLKSAGDVRFPVIIGIISMWGVAVVLSYLLGVHFELGLLGIWIAQGADEWFRGSFALRRWMTKPWERKALKIRTEMAKASS; this is translated from the coding sequence TTGAATGCTGAAAAAAAGGAATTTCAAGAGCAGAGCCTTTTTAATATATCTTGGCCACTTTTAATCGAACTGACGTTGCACATGGGAATGGGGATTATGGCTACATTGATGCTTAGTCACTATTCTGATGATGCTGCATCTGGTGTCGGGGTGGCTAACCAATTACTAAATATATTTATATTAGTATTCACCGTTACATCAATTGGAGCTACAGTTTTAATCAGTCAAAATATTGGTGCAAAGCAATTTAAAAAAGCAAGACAGCTTTCTCGCTCCGTTTTTGGTTTAAATTTTTGGTTCGGATTAATTATCGCCGTTATTGTATTTTTATTTGGGGATCATTTACTTCGACTTTTTGATATTCACGGAAAAGTATTTGATTACGGACTTATTTTTGTTCGAATATGTGGGGCATCGCTTTTTCTTGAATCATTGTCCCTAGCTTTAAGTGCAGTACTTCGAAGCCATGGATATACAAAGGAATCTATGATCGTCACTGTAATTATGGATTTAATTAGTATTGGAGGCAATATTCTCGCCACTACCGGAATATTAGGACTTCCAATTACAGGTGTAATCGGGGTCTCTTGGGCAATGGTTGCCGCACGAATTTTCGCCGTTGTGGCACTTATTTATTTTGTTTATAAAAGACTTTCATTAAAATTGACGGTGAATGATGTATTTCATGCAAAGAAAGAAGACGTAAAGGGCCTTCTTGCAATAGGAATACCCTCCGCGGGAGAAAATTTGTCTTATCAATTATCACAGTTAGTTATTACCGGGTTTGTCGTTGCTATTGGAACTTCGGCTCTTGCTTCGCGAATCTATTTATTAAATCTTTCTATGATCTGTTATTTGTTTACATTAGCTATCGCGCAAGGGACACAGTTATTGGTTGCCCGTTATATTGGTGGCAAGCAGTATGAACGTGCGCTTCGAAGAGGCATTAAAACGTTAAAAGTGGCGATGTGTGCATCCTTTATTGCTTCCCTTCTATTAGCACTAGTTGGTTCGCCAGTATTGAAGCTCTTTACCGACAATCAGGAAATAATCGCAATCGGACTTCCTGTACTATGGGCGATTGTCGTTGTTGAGCCTGGAAGAGCAATGAATATCGTTCTAATGAATTCATTGAAATCTGCCGGGGATGTTCGTTTTCCTGTTATTATCGGAATCATTTCTATGTGGGGAGTGGCCGTTGTACTAAGCTACTTACTTGGAGTGCATTTCGAGCTTGGCCTATTAGGTATTTGGATTGCGCAAGGGGCAGACGAATGGTTTAGGGGAAGTTTCGCCTTAAGAAGATGGATGACTAAGCCTTGGGAACGGAAGGCATTAAAGATTCGTACGGAAATGGCAAAAGCTTCGTCATAA
- a CDS encoding methyl-accepting chemotaxis protein produces the protein MSLLQYIIRTLIVVIPGVFLIVLGVCLFNHLSFDASLMTMIGAVICGIILGTLSAFLNHKRFIAPIKIIVEHIHQLTNGQLDSRTELSKAGMLKGIAQSLNEMTETWESIIKKVNETAFQVASLSEELSTKAGQTTTATKQVSITIQEVAAGSEKQVQSVEESSEIVAKMSAGAEQITSNAQSVSSSVIETLNVAGRGNEKIQNAVTQMNSIHETVNGLSDVIQELGERSEEIGQIVKVITGIADQTNLLALNAAIEAARAGEHGKGFAVVADEVRKLAEQSALSSKQITDLIQTIQIETSKAVTSMERATKEVSDGINVVHFAGEAFHMIQESVQTVTKQIQEVSVASEQMTTGVTHVVRSIEQITSVSETNAAGTQTVSAATEQQLASMEEITSSTFALAKMAEELQKLTKKFNV, from the coding sequence CAGGTGTGTTTTTAATTGTTCTTGGGGTATGTCTCTTTAATCATCTTTCCTTTGATGCCAGCCTTATGACGATGATAGGAGCTGTTATATGTGGAATAATTCTTGGGACGTTATCTGCCTTTCTTAATCATAAAAGGTTCATTGCCCCTATTAAAATAATTGTTGAACACATCCATCAGCTAACGAATGGCCAATTGGATTCCAGAACGGAGCTTTCTAAAGCGGGAATGTTAAAGGGAATTGCCCAGTCACTCAATGAAATGACTGAAACATGGGAATCAATTATTAAGAAGGTAAATGAAACGGCCTTCCAGGTGGCATCTTTATCGGAAGAATTATCTACAAAAGCCGGGCAAACTACAACGGCAACAAAACAGGTATCAATAACTATACAAGAAGTAGCTGCTGGATCGGAAAAGCAAGTACAAAGTGTAGAGGAAAGCTCTGAAATTGTCGCAAAAATGTCTGCAGGTGCAGAACAGATTACATCAAATGCTCAAAGTGTTTCTTCTTCAGTTATTGAGACATTGAATGTGGCAGGTCGGGGAAACGAAAAAATTCAAAATGCAGTAACCCAGATGAACTCTATTCACGAAACAGTTAATGGACTTTCGGATGTCATTCAAGAATTAGGAGAGCGTTCCGAGGAGATTGGTCAAATCGTAAAGGTGATTACAGGAATTGCTGATCAAACAAATCTTCTCGCCCTTAACGCAGCAATTGAAGCGGCTCGAGCAGGTGAACACGGAAAAGGATTTGCCGTGGTAGCGGATGAGGTGCGAAAATTGGCGGAACAATCAGCGTTATCGTCCAAGCAGATAACAGATCTTATTCAAACAATCCAAATAGAAACTTCAAAGGCAGTTACATCAATGGAAAGGGCGACAAAAGAAGTATCTGATGGAATTAATGTTGTCCATTTTGCCGGGGAAGCTTTTCATATGATTCAAGAATCGGTACAAACAGTCACTAAACAGATTCAAGAAGTGTCGGTTGCTTCTGAACAGATGACAACGGGGGTTACTCATGTGGTACGTTCGATTGAACAGATCACCAGTGTTTCTGAAACAAATGCAGCAGGAACGCAAACCGTGTCTGCTGCTACTGAACAGCAATTAGCTTCAATGGAGGAAATTACTTCATCCACTTTCGCCTTGGCTAAAATGGCTGAAGAATTACAGAAACTAACAAAAAAATTTAATGTGTAA